Proteins from a single region of Desulfurobacterium indicum:
- a CDS encoding branched-chain amino acid transaminase, whose translation MAQRYAYFEGKFVPIEEANINIQTNSFHYGTAVFEGIRAYWNEEKQQLFGLFFKEHYERMLANCKILNFQVNKTVDELVDITVELLRKCEHKENVYIRPIVYFPNLQISPKLIGYDTELAIYTVPLGDYLDTKKGLKVITSSFHRINDSMIPARCKVAGAYVNSAFAKTEAIRAGADEAIMLNPDGTVAEGSAENLFIIRNGVAITTPSYSNILEGITRNAIIKLLKEELGVPVEVRPMLRSELYIADEAFFTGTGAQVAPIAEIDGRIIGTGEVGEITSKLQDLYFNIVKGNVSKYSDWLIPIY comes from the coding sequence ATGGCTCAACGCTATGCCTACTTTGAAGGTAAATTCGTTCCAATAGAAGAAGCAAACATAAATATTCAAACAAACTCTTTTCACTACGGAACAGCCGTTTTTGAAGGAATCAGAGCATATTGGAACGAAGAAAAGCAACAACTTTTCGGTTTATTTTTTAAAGAACACTATGAAAGAATGCTGGCAAACTGCAAAATACTGAATTTTCAGGTGAATAAGACTGTCGATGAACTTGTTGATATAACCGTTGAACTTCTTAGAAAATGCGAACACAAAGAAAACGTCTACATAAGACCAATCGTTTACTTCCCTAACCTTCAAATTTCACCAAAACTCATAGGCTATGACACCGAACTGGCAATTTACACCGTTCCACTTGGCGATTACCTTGATACAAAAAAAGGATTAAAAGTTATCACATCATCTTTCCACAGAATTAACGACTCTATGATTCCTGCAAGATGCAAAGTTGCAGGAGCTTATGTAAACAGTGCTTTTGCAAAAACAGAAGCAATCAGAGCCGGTGCAGACGAAGCAATAATGCTCAACCCTGACGGAACAGTTGCGGAAGGAAGCGCGGAAAACCTGTTCATTATAAGAAACGGCGTTGCAATAACTACACCTTCATACAGCAACATTCTTGAAGGAATTACAAGAAACGCAATAATAAAACTTCTAAAAGAAGAATTAGGTGTTCCTGTGGAAGTAAGACCAATGCTAAGAAGCGAACTTTACATAGCAGACGAAGCCTTCTTTACAGGAACAGGAGCACAGGTTGCACCAATTGCAGAGATAGACGGAAGAATTATCGGAACTGGAGAAGTCGGAGAGATAACCTCAAAACTTCAAGACCTTTACTTCAATATAGTGAAAGGCAACGTTAGTAAATATAGCGATTGGCTCATTCCTATATACTAA
- a CDS encoding nitrilase-related carbon-nitrogen hydrolase — translation MKVAVVQINTVLGNLEKNIEKICQFVEKCIEKGVSICLFPELSMTGYYLQDITSEIAIKPDDERLSPLKRLSRHIGIIVGGIEESEEHILYNSAFFIEDGEVKHIHRKVYLPTYGMFDEARFVGAGNKFETFAMCGFKSTILICEDCWHFSSIYIPFLKGTKLIFVQSASPGRGYRENRMFGNSKIWKNMGEFYSRLTGSYFIYANRVGVEDGFVFSGNSFICDPYGNIVNEGTTFEEEIITADIEPSLIRSARINLPLLRDEKPWLIEKELKAFLEGKK, via the coding sequence ATGAAAGTTGCTGTTGTCCAAATAAACACTGTTTTGGGAAACTTAGAAAAGAATATAGAAAAAATCTGCCAGTTCGTAGAGAAATGCATAGAAAAAGGAGTAAGTATCTGCCTGTTTCCAGAACTTTCTATGACAGGTTACTACCTTCAAGACATAACATCTGAAATAGCAATAAAACCGGACGATGAAAGACTATCACCTTTAAAAAGACTGAGCAGACACATCGGAATAATAGTTGGCGGTATAGAAGAGTCAGAAGAACATATCCTTTATAACTCTGCTTTCTTTATAGAAGATGGAGAAGTAAAACACATACACAGAAAAGTTTATCTGCCGACATACGGGATGTTTGATGAAGCCCGCTTTGTCGGTGCAGGAAATAAGTTTGAAACTTTCGCTATGTGTGGCTTTAAATCAACAATTCTCATATGTGAAGACTGCTGGCATTTCTCTTCCATTTATATACCATTTCTAAAAGGAACAAAACTTATATTTGTCCAATCTGCCAGCCCCGGCAGGGGCTATAGAGAAAACCGCATGTTCGGCAACTCAAAGATATGGAAAAATATGGGAGAATTTTACTCCCGGCTTACAGGCTCATACTTTATCTATGCAAACAGAGTCGGTGTTGAAGACGGATTCGTTTTCTCAGGAAACTCATTTATATGCGATCCCTATGGTAACATCGTGAATGAAGGAACAACATTTGAAGAAGAAATAATTACTGCCGACATAGAACCATCTTTGATACGTTCTGCAAGAATAAATCTTCCTCTGCTGAGAGACGAGAAACCCTGGTTAATTGAAAAAGAACTAAAAGCCTTTCTGGAAGGAAAAAAATGA
- a CDS encoding NAD+ synthase: protein MKEKLIEILKIKDKKFIMNVLTTFIKQEIEKAGFKKAVIGVSGGVDSALSAFLTVKALGKDNVILISMPYKESSKSSVEDARLVGEVLGAEFHEIDITPQIDAYFKRFPEASKLRRGNKMARERMSILYDLAYDSNALVIGTSNKSELLIGYSTRWGDNAHDINPLGDLYKTQVWELAEYIGVPERIVKKKPSADLWPGQTDEGEIGFSYYLLDQILVAYVDLKIKKEEIIAFGYEPEIVEKVMRMIQRSQYKRKLPIICKIAQRTVDKDFLYFRDWGI, encoded by the coding sequence ATGAAAGAAAAACTAATAGAAATTTTAAAGATAAAAGACAAAAAATTCATCATGAACGTCCTTACCACTTTCATAAAACAAGAAATAGAAAAAGCGGGATTTAAAAAAGCCGTTATCGGCGTAAGCGGCGGCGTTGACTCTGCCCTTTCTGCATTTTTGACGGTAAAAGCCCTCGGTAAAGATAACGTCATACTGATATCAATGCCTTATAAAGAAAGCTCTAAATCTTCAGTTGAAGACGCCAGACTGGTGGGAGAAGTTCTCGGTGCAGAATTTCACGAAATAGACATAACACCTCAAATAGATGCATACTTCAAAAGATTTCCTGAAGCATCAAAACTAAGACGCGGTAATAAAATGGCCAGAGAGAGAATGTCTATTCTCTACGACCTTGCTTACGACAGCAATGCCCTTGTTATAGGAACAAGCAACAAAAGTGAACTCTTAATAGGCTATTCTACTCGCTGGGGAGACAACGCACACGACATCAATCCACTCGGCGACCTTTACAAAACACAGGTGTGGGAACTGGCCGAATATATCGGTGTCCCTGAAAGAATAGTTAAAAAGAAACCCTCCGCAGACCTATGGCCGGGACAAACAGACGAAGGAGAAATAGGCTTTTCATACTATCTACTTGATCAGATATTAGTTGCATACGTTGACCTGAAGATTAAAAAGGAAGAAATTATAGCCTTCGGATATGAGCCTGAAATAGTAGAAAAGGTTATGAGAATGATTCAACGTTCACAATACAAGAGAAAATTACCAATTATATGCAAAATAGCTCAGAGGACGGTAGACAAAGACTTCCTCTATTTCAGAGATTGGGGGATATAG
- a CDS encoding TldD/PmbA family protein encodes MLVDFKELGEFGVRELLKRGADFADLFFEKKFTFVAKCEENRIENISNGIEIGVGIRMIKNGKTYYGFTNEITQKSILSVIENLAIASTSEKEISLDMRIKDKRYPEIVDGEIDFTIPVENKIMLLRRANYRARECGDRIKQVTVMLKDSIQEVVIVNSLGNIVEDVRPRVVFYVLVVASDGRTLQTGYEPVGHLGDYSIFEKITPEDIALKAAERAIKMLSAKPAPAGTFPVVISSKAGGTMVHEAVGHGLEADLANQGLSVYSGKIGEKVASDLVTVVDDGTLKGKYGSSGYDDEGVATAKNVLIENGILKGFMYDYLQASKANQNPTGNGRRESYMHVPIPRMTNTFIAPGHDDPEDIINDTKEGILVVKMGGGQVNTINGDFVFEISEGYMIENGKVTHPIKGASLIGNGPAVLQNIDAVGNDLGFAIGTCGKDGQGVPVSDALPTIRIKEMTVGGTKS; translated from the coding sequence ATGTTAGTTGATTTCAAGGAGCTTGGCGAATTTGGTGTTAGGGAACTGCTTAAACGCGGTGCCGACTTTGCTGATCTGTTTTTTGAAAAGAAATTTACATTCGTTGCAAAGTGTGAAGAGAATCGTATTGAGAATATATCCAACGGAATAGAAATTGGCGTTGGGATTAGAATGATAAAAAACGGTAAAACTTACTACGGTTTTACCAACGAGATAACCCAAAAATCTATTCTTTCTGTAATAGAAAATCTGGCAATAGCATCAACGTCTGAAAAAGAAATATCACTTGATATGAGAATCAAAGACAAAAGATATCCGGAAATAGTTGACGGAGAAATAGACTTTACCATACCCGTAGAAAATAAAATTATGCTCTTAAGAAGAGCCAATTACAGAGCAAGAGAATGTGGAGACAGAATCAAACAGGTAACGGTAATGCTGAAAGACTCTATTCAAGAAGTTGTAATTGTCAACTCTCTCGGAAATATCGTTGAGGATGTAAGACCAAGAGTTGTATTCTACGTTCTTGTCGTGGCATCCGATGGAAGAACTCTTCAAACAGGTTATGAACCTGTCGGCCATCTCGGTGATTACTCCATTTTTGAGAAAATAACACCGGAAGACATCGCCCTGAAAGCAGCCGAAAGAGCCATAAAGATGCTCTCCGCAAAACCGGCTCCTGCCGGAACGTTTCCGGTAGTGATATCTTCAAAAGCAGGCGGAACGATGGTTCACGAAGCCGTAGGTCACGGACTCGAAGCAGACCTTGCAAACCAGGGACTTTCAGTCTATTCAGGCAAAATCGGAGAAAAAGTGGCCTCTGACCTTGTAACCGTTGTTGACGACGGAACGCTCAAAGGGAAATACGGCTCTTCAGGATATGACGACGAAGGAGTAGCAACGGCAAAAAACGTCCTGATAGAAAACGGAATCCTCAAGGGATTTATGTATGATTATCTTCAAGCGAGCAAAGCAAACCAAAACCCGACAGGCAACGGAAGAAGAGAGTCATACATGCATGTGCCCATCCCGAGAATGACAAACACCTTTATAGCACCGGGGCACGACGATCCGGAAGACATTATCAATGACACAAAAGAAGGAATCTTAGTTGTAAAAATGGGTGGCGGCCAGGTTAACACAATAAACGGAGACTTTGTATTTGAAATTTCTGAAGGATATATGATAGAAAACGGAAAGGTAACACATCCAATAAAAGGTGCATCACTAATAGGAAACGGACCCGCTGTTCTTCAAAACATAGATGCGGTTGGAAACGATCTCGGATTTGCCATAGGAACCTGCGGAAAGGACGGACAGGGAGTTCCCGTTTCAGATGCACTACCAACAATCAGGATAAAAGAGATGACAGTAGGCGGAACTAAAAGCTGA
- the rpmI gene encoding 50S ribosomal protein L35, whose product MPKIKTRRSAAKRVKITATGKVKHWHPNKGHILTKKSRKRKRRLRKADYLTGAQAANYRELVLYK is encoded by the coding sequence ATGCCAAAGATTAAAACACGCAGGTCAGCAGCCAAGAGAGTAAAGATAACTGCTACCGGAAAGGTGAAGCACTGGCATCCTAACAAGGGCCACATCCTCACCAAGAAAAGTAGAAAGAGAAAGAGAAGACTCAGAAAGGCAGATTACCTCACAGGTGCTCAGGCTGCAAACTACAGAGAGTTAGTGCTCTACAAGTAA
- the rplT gene encoding 50S ribosomal protein L20, translating to MRVKTSPRKYRRKKLKKLTKGYFGAKHKLYRTMKIQVMKSLFYAYRHRRERKREFRRLWIARINAAVRQFDLNYSRFINGLKKAGIELDRKVLADIAVRDPEGFKALVEKVKAAL from the coding sequence ATGAGAGTAAAGACAAGCCCAAGGAAGTACAGAAGGAAAAAGCTTAAAAAGCTAACCAAAGGTTACTTCGGTGCAAAGCACAAACTTTACAGAACAATGAAAATCCAGGTAATGAAATCCCTCTTCTACGCTTACAGACACAGAAGAGAAAGAAAGAGAGAATTCAGAAGACTCTGGATCGCAAGAATTAACGCTGCAGTAAGACAGTTTGACCTTAACTATAGCAGATTCATCAACGGTCTAAAAAAAGCTGGCATAGAGCTTGACAGAAAAGTCCTTGCGGACATTGCCGTTAGAGATCCGGAAGGCTTCAAAGCCTTAGTTGAAAAAGTTAAAGCTGCTCTTTAA
- the pheS gene encoding phenylalanine--tRNA ligase subunit alpha, giving the protein MNLETLKELKSKFIEELSKIENLKNLNELRVKYIGRKGEVTSLLKRIPELPPEERKSFGKACNELKKEIESLLQNKINELKAKEKEERLKKEFIDITLPGRKIPSGALHPITKTLAEITKIFTSMGFAIASGPEIETDFYNFEALNIPKGHPAREMQDTFYIKDEVVLRTHTSPVQIRVMESTNPPIQIIAPGKVYRKDADLTHTPMFHQVEGLMVDTSVTFADLKGVLELFLREFFGSETKVRFRPSFFPFTEPSAEVDIGCVICGGKGCKVCKGTGWLEVLGCGMVDPAVFKAVNINPEVYQGFAFGMGVERLTMLKYGIDDLRLFFENDLRFIKQFKGLEV; this is encoded by the coding sequence ATGAACCTTGAAACACTTAAAGAACTTAAATCAAAATTTATAGAAGAACTCTCAAAAATAGAAAATCTAAAAAATCTTAATGAATTAAGAGTCAAATATATTGGAAGAAAGGGAGAAGTAACATCTCTCCTAAAAAGAATTCCGGAACTTCCCCCTGAAGAGAGAAAATCATTCGGAAAAGCCTGTAACGAACTAAAAAAAGAGATAGAATCACTGCTCCAAAACAAAATAAACGAACTTAAAGCAAAAGAAAAAGAAGAGAGGTTAAAAAAAGAGTTTATTGACATAACCCTTCCCGGAAGAAAAATTCCTTCAGGAGCCCTCCACCCTATAACAAAAACTCTGGCAGAAATAACAAAAATATTTACATCTATGGGCTTTGCTATTGCAAGCGGTCCTGAAATAGAAACTGACTTTTATAATTTTGAAGCTCTCAACATACCTAAAGGTCACCCTGCAAGAGAGATGCAGGACACCTTTTACATAAAAGATGAAGTTGTTCTAAGAACCCACACTTCACCTGTCCAGATCAGAGTAATGGAATCCACAAATCCACCGATACAGATAATAGCTCCTGGAAAAGTTTATAGAAAAGATGCAGACCTAACACACACCCCTATGTTCCATCAGGTTGAAGGACTCATGGTTGATACATCAGTAACATTTGCAGACTTAAAAGGTGTTCTTGAACTTTTCTTGAGAGAATTCTTCGGTTCTGAAACAAAAGTTAGATTTAGACCAAGCTTCTTTCCATTTACAGAACCAAGTGCCGAAGTGGATATTGGCTGTGTAATATGCGGCGGCAAGGGCTGTAAGGTATGTAAAGGAACAGGATGGCTTGAAGTTCTTGGCTGCGGAATGGTTGATCCTGCAGTATTCAAGGCTGTAAACATTAATCCTGAAGTCTACCAGGGGTTTGCTTTCGGAATGGGCGTTGAAAGGCTAACGATGCTTAAATACGGAATAGATGACCTAAGACTTTTCTTTGAAAACGATCTAAGATTTATAAAACAGTTCAAAGGGTTGGAAGTATGA
- the pheT gene encoding phenylalanine--tRNA ligase subunit beta gives MRITYNWLKEFIDIDDLSPQEVADIMTDIGIEVDSVTYAGKDIEKVVIGKILTIEKHPNADKLKICQVDVGDTVLQIVTGADNIFEGAIIPVALHGSKLPIGIRIKKSKLRGVESNGMLCSEEELGLTTHSEGIMILPENAGLQIGEDAVKALGLDDWIIEYEITTNRPDALSILGIARELKSVLGREVVLPETSFSTIDENALDALTLSVKDEVACPRYDGFVARNVKVKQSPLFMQMRLYKVGLRPINNVVDITNYVLYEVGQPMHAFDADKLKENTIIVRKAKDGETIVTLDGVERKLSSEDLVIADAEKPVALAGIMGGEDSGVTFNTERIVLESAHFEPLTIRKTAKRLGISTDASYRFERGADIEATIFAAERALYLIQKYADAEIYSGVVEFYPKPYTPKVIVFNPERVKKLIGVDIPPRKSFEILNSLGFPVKKEQDYIIVKVPSWRKYDVSREVDLIEEVVRIYGMKKIESTYPLMHSNIERPRRFDNIMKTKEFLSTKGLNEAINYSFIGKKLYDAFGLDFENLIKISNPLSEEWVGMRDLLTPSLVNNCAQNVKRNEKNVALFEVSVVFKNTGKELPDEKLHVAFLLSGKLPEDIYRERDVDFYDIKGIAEELIEYFGLKAEFERAEEKFLHPGQSAKILVNGEEIGFIGRIHPDVEEKMEIKQPVHAGEIELEKLFELTSREKKTFKKLPKFPPVTRDIAVLADKEVPAAKVEEIIRKAAGKLLEKIKLFDIYEGENIPKGKKSLAFSLTFRSSQKTLSDEEVSRIIDKVIKKLEESNITIRA, from the coding sequence ATGAGAATAACATATAACTGGTTAAAAGAGTTCATAGACATTGACGACCTATCTCCGCAGGAAGTTGCGGACATCATGACCGACATAGGAATAGAGGTTGACTCTGTTACTTATGCCGGAAAAGACATAGAAAAAGTAGTAATAGGAAAAATACTAACCATTGAAAAGCATCCAAACGCCGACAAGCTAAAAATCTGTCAGGTTGATGTTGGAGACACTGTTCTTCAAATCGTAACAGGTGCCGACAATATATTTGAAGGCGCTATTATCCCGGTAGCTCTTCACGGCTCAAAACTGCCGATAGGTATAAGAATTAAAAAAAGCAAGCTGAGAGGCGTAGAATCAAACGGGATGCTATGCTCAGAGGAGGAACTGGGTCTCACCACTCACTCCGAAGGTATAATGATTCTTCCTGAAAATGCAGGACTTCAGATCGGCGAAGACGCAGTAAAAGCTTTAGGTCTTGATGACTGGATAATTGAATACGAAATAACAACCAACCGCCCGGACGCTCTAAGTATACTTGGTATTGCAAGAGAACTTAAAAGCGTATTGGGCAGAGAAGTTGTACTGCCAGAAACTTCTTTCTCAACCATTGATGAAAATGCTTTAGACGCTCTTACACTTTCAGTGAAAGACGAAGTTGCCTGCCCCAGATACGACGGATTCGTTGCAAGAAACGTAAAAGTCAAACAGTCACCTCTTTTTATGCAGATGAGACTTTACAAGGTAGGTTTAAGACCTATTAACAATGTCGTTGATATAACAAATTACGTCCTATACGAAGTAGGACAACCTATGCACGCTTTTGATGCCGACAAGCTAAAAGAAAACACTATAATTGTTAGAAAAGCAAAAGATGGTGAAACTATCGTAACTCTTGACGGTGTTGAAAGGAAGCTCTCCTCCGAAGACCTTGTAATAGCAGACGCAGAAAAACCTGTAGCCCTTGCAGGTATAATGGGTGGCGAAGATTCAGGAGTAACTTTCAATACGGAAAGAATTGTCCTTGAAAGTGCTCACTTTGAACCTTTAACAATCAGAAAAACGGCAAAGAGGCTCGGTATATCAACAGACGCATCTTATAGATTTGAAAGAGGCGCAGACATAGAAGCAACCATCTTTGCAGCGGAAAGGGCACTCTATCTCATCCAGAAGTACGCCGATGCTGAAATCTACTCCGGCGTCGTCGAATTTTATCCAAAACCTTACACACCAAAAGTAATTGTATTCAATCCGGAAAGAGTTAAAAAGCTTATTGGAGTTGATATTCCACCGAGGAAATCCTTCGAAATTCTTAACTCTTTGGGCTTCCCTGTTAAAAAAGAACAGGACTACATAATTGTAAAAGTCCCTTCATGGAGAAAGTATGATGTTTCAAGGGAAGTTGATCTTATAGAAGAAGTTGTCCGCATATACGGAATGAAAAAGATAGAAAGCACATACCCACTTATGCACTCAAACATAGAAAGGCCCCGTAGATTTGACAACATAATGAAAACGAAAGAGTTTTTATCTACAAAAGGACTGAACGAAGCAATAAACTACAGTTTCATCGGAAAGAAACTTTACGACGCCTTCGGCCTTGATTTTGAAAATCTCATCAAAATATCCAACCCCTTATCAGAAGAATGGGTTGGGATGAGGGATCTTTTAACGCCTTCTCTTGTCAACAACTGTGCTCAAAACGTCAAAAGAAACGAAAAGAACGTTGCGCTCTTTGAAGTCTCTGTCGTATTCAAAAACACAGGGAAAGAGCTTCCAGACGAAAAACTCCATGTCGCGTTTTTACTGTCAGGTAAACTTCCCGAAGACATATATAGAGAAAGGGACGTTGACTTTTACGATATCAAAGGCATCGCCGAAGAACTTATCGAATATTTCGGACTAAAAGCTGAATTTGAAAGAGCAGAAGAAAAGTTCCTTCACCCGGGACAATCTGCAAAAATTTTAGTAAACGGTGAAGAAATAGGATTTATAGGAAGAATCCATCCTGACGTTGAAGAAAAGATGGAAATAAAACAACCTGTTCATGCAGGTGAAATAGAACTTGAAAAGCTTTTCGAACTCACCAGTAGAGAGAAAAAAACCTTTAAAAAGCTTCCGAAATTTCCACCTGTAACAAGAGATATCGCCGTGCTTGCAGATAAAGAGGTTCCTGCAGCAAAAGTTGAAGAAATCATAAGAAAAGCAGCCGGAAAACTTCTTGAGAAAATAAAACTTTTTGATATTTACGAAGGAGAGAACATTCCGAAAGGCAAAAAAAGCCTAGCATTCTCACTTACATTCAGGTCTTCTCAAAAAACATTGTCAGATGAGGAAGTTTCTCGTATAATAGATAAAGTGATTAAAAAACTGGAAGAGTCCAACATCACCATAAGGGCATAA
- a CDS encoding cell division protein ZapA has protein sequence MANLPNTVEIIVSGRRFTIRTDKDPEYVKHLGIKLEKMLERIRAGNNRITYDKALIIACLYLLDENESLREQIRDLGIEIQRLHEEGAKILINSRKIAP, from the coding sequence GTGGCGAATTTGCCAAACACAGTTGAGATAATTGTCTCCGGCAGGAGATTTACCATAAGGACAGACAAAGATCCTGAATACGTGAAGCATCTTGGCATTAAGCTTGAGAAGATGCTGGAACGTATAAGGGCCGGCAATAATCGTATAACTTACGATAAAGCTTTAATAATAGCCTGCCTTTACCTGCTTGATGAGAATGAATCTCTCAGAGAACAGATAAGAGATCTTGGTATTGAAATCCAACGACTGCACGAAGAGGGTGCAAAGATTCTGATTAATTCAAGAAAGATAGCGCCTTAA
- a CDS encoding 5-formyltetrahydrofolate cyclo-ligase, which translates to MKEKKAKLRHRIREKRLLLSAKEIEEKSRLICEKILNLQIVKENSSFLLYYPFKNEVSLLPLFDALKKAGKSVSFPKVSGKEIVPVKVNSLNELYPGYMGILEPKETANTEKPSVVFVPGIAFDLKCYRLGYGGGFYDRFLSGGEYTTVGVCFDFQIVKNLPVEPFDVPVNLVVSEKRTIRRKEWNY; encoded by the coding sequence ATGAAAGAGAAGAAAGCAAAACTCAGACACAGAATCAGAGAGAAGCGGCTATTACTTAGTGCAAAAGAGATTGAGGAAAAGAGTAGGCTCATATGTGAAAAAATTTTGAACCTTCAAATCGTTAAAGAAAACTCAAGCTTTCTTCTCTACTACCCTTTCAAAAACGAAGTTTCACTATTGCCGCTTTTTGATGCATTGAAGAAAGCAGGCAAATCCGTGTCGTTTCCGAAAGTTTCAGGTAAAGAAATAGTCCCCGTGAAGGTTAACTCACTAAACGAATTATATCCGGGATACATGGGTATCCTTGAACCAAAAGAAACGGCAAACACCGAGAAACCATCCGTTGTTTTCGTACCCGGAATAGCATTTGACCTTAAATGTTACAGGTTAGGTTACGGAGGAGGATTTTACGATCGCTTTCTTTCCGGAGGTGAATACACCACAGTTGGAGTCTGTTTTGATTTCCAGATAGTTAAAAATTTACCTGTTGAGCCGTTTGACGTACCTGTAAATCTTGTAGTATCCGAAAAAAGAACGATAAGGAGGAAAGAATGGAACTATTAA
- the rny gene encoding ribonuclease Y, producing MELLMIVALSIIAGFGTGFVVGAKKEKGEIERIREQIRNEAKEEAERLIKRAKEEAEDIKRKAETILKEAQSKVDEIRREALLHAKEKVQLEKEKIEEELKEKRKELQEFEKRLLKREEFLDKRETSLDKREENLDRRAEFLERVEKELEEKKAELQELEEKLSDRELELARLIESEIQKLEEISGMTKEEAEEELLRRMEEEIKRELAVRYKKMEEEFEFMAERRARRILSTAIQRLATEHVAETTVAVVDLPNNEMKGRIIGREGRNIRAFELATGVDLIIDDTPEAVAISCFDPVRREVARIALERLVADGRIHPARIEEVVEKVREEIEQEIIATGEETLFELGISNVHPELIKLLGSLKFRTSYGQNVLQHVKEVAYLASMLAAEIGADVELAKRAGLFHDIGKAVSHETEGSHAAVGAEILKRYGEPDEVINAAASHHGEVEAKYVEAVLAQVGDALSAARPGARRESLEAYIKRIEKLESIAESFPGVSKAFAIQAGREVRIMVEHDKITDEEAALLAHQIAKRIEEEVQYPGQIKITVIRETRAVDYAK from the coding sequence ATGGAACTATTAATGATAGTTGCACTATCAATAATTGCCGGATTCGGCACCGGTTTCGTCGTTGGAGCCAAAAAGGAAAAAGGCGAAATCGAAAGAATCAGAGAACAGATAAGAAACGAAGCTAAAGAAGAAGCTGAAAGACTCATAAAAAGGGCAAAAGAAGAAGCTGAAGATATAAAGAGAAAAGCTGAAACAATTCTCAAAGAAGCACAATCAAAAGTTGACGAGATAAGAAGAGAAGCCCTCCTACACGCAAAGGAGAAAGTTCAGCTTGAAAAAGAGAAAATAGAAGAAGAGTTAAAAGAGAAACGGAAAGAACTACAAGAGTTTGAGAAAAGACTCCTCAAGAGAGAAGAATTTCTCGATAAAAGAGAAACTTCTCTTGACAAAAGAGAAGAAAATCTGGACAGAAGAGCCGAATTTCTTGAAAGAGTCGAGAAAGAACTTGAAGAGAAAAAAGCCGAACTCCAGGAACTTGAAGAGAAACTTTCAGACAGAGAACTTGAGCTTGCAAGACTTATAGAAAGCGAAATACAGAAACTGGAAGAAATATCAGGCATGACAAAAGAAGAAGCAGAAGAAGAACTTCTAAGAAGGATGGAAGAGGAAATAAAAAGAGAACTTGCAGTAAGATACAAAAAAATGGAAGAAGAATTTGAATTCATGGCAGAAAGACGTGCCAGAAGAATCTTATCAACAGCCATACAGAGACTTGCAACGGAACACGTTGCAGAAACGACAGTTGCCGTGGTGGACCTTCCAAACAACGAAATGAAAGGAAGGATCATCGGTAGAGAAGGAAGAAACATAAGAGCATTCGAACTTGCAACCGGTGTTGACCTAATTATTGATGATACACCAGAAGCAGTTGCAATATCATGTTTCGATCCTGTAAGAAGAGAAGTAGCAAGAATTGCCCTTGAGAGACTTGTAGCAGACGGGAGAATACACCCTGCAAGAATTGAAGAAGTTGTTGAAAAAGTCAGAGAAGAAATAGAACAAGAGATCATCGCCACAGGTGAAGAAACCCTGTTTGAACTCGGTATCTCAAACGTTCATCCTGAACTCATAAAACTTCTGGGAAGCCTTAAATTCAGAACAAGCTATGGACAAAACGTTCTTCAACATGTAAAAGAAGTTGCATACCTTGCCTCAATGCTCGCTGCCGAAATAGGTGCCGATGTTGAATTAGCAAAAAGGGCAGGACTGTTCCACGATATCGGAAAGGCCGTTTCTCACGAAACGGAAGGCTCTCATGCAGCTGTTGGTGCCGAAATACTCAAAAGATACGGTGAACCGGACGAAGTAATCAACGCAGCAGCTTCTCACCACGGAGAAGTAGAAGCAAAATATGTAGAAGCCGTCCTTGCACAGGTTGGAGACGCACTATCAGCAGCAAGACCGGGAGCAAGAAGAGAAAGCCTTGAAGCTTACATCAAGAGAATAGAAAAGCTTGAAAGCATTGCAGAATCCTTCCCTGGCGTTTCAAAAGCCTTTGCTATCCAGGCAGGTAGAGAAGTCAGAATTATGGTCGAACACGATAAGATTACAGATGAAGAAGCAGCACTGCTTGCTCACCAGATAGCCAAGAGAATAGAAGAAGAAGTCCAGTATCCGGGACAAATTAAGATAACCGTAATCAGAGAGACACGAGCCGTAGATTACGCAAAGTAA